One region of Candidatus Omnitrophota bacterium genomic DNA includes:
- the pilQ gene encoding type IV pilus secretin PilQ, protein MIRKLLIFLIMIGLLTSVGYSQDQQSQPVAEETALDVFGDTCEGCVTLDFRDADIRNVLQILSYRSGVNIVAGPEVTGLVTIQLTNVPWKNALDVILRTYGYGYEETGSIIIVTTIENLKKLREDALVLADQESIITKTFILNYANASDVIVSIEKMITQRGSINFDQRTNTLIVTDSVSNVSLISDVIGRLDATTPQVLIEAKIIETTLSNSENLGIDWTIQTAASGAKRPTTWPFTASSNNKYVKDAKVDEKGNPINNLDFPSPGADLFSFGTLNFNQVQAVLEILSTRSNTHILSNPRIVTLNNQTANIVVGSQYPFPEYEYNKDQATMQVVDWEYKDIGVIFKVTPHVNNSGFVTLDVEPKVTAILDFVQVENTSVPRLSSESASTRVMIADGQTLVIAGLIKNQWTDVKKKVPFLGDIPLLGLLFQKKEKTLSKTELLIFITPHIITDNIPDDSADLKQRLEIFEGK, encoded by the coding sequence GTGATTCGAAAATTATTGATTTTCCTTATCATGATTGGATTGCTCACTAGTGTAGGGTATTCGCAGGATCAGCAATCTCAGCCTGTGGCAGAGGAAACAGCGTTGGATGTTTTTGGCGATACATGTGAAGGATGTGTCACATTGGATTTTCGTGATGCAGATATTCGTAATGTTTTGCAAATTCTCTCTTATCGAAGTGGGGTTAATATTGTTGCTGGGCCAGAAGTGACAGGGCTCGTAACGATTCAGTTGACAAATGTTCCATGGAAAAATGCTTTAGATGTTATTTTAAGAACATATGGTTATGGCTACGAAGAGACAGGAAGCATTATTATTGTTACAACGATTGAGAATCTTAAAAAGCTTAGAGAAGATGCGCTTGTTTTAGCTGATCAAGAATCGATTATTACTAAGACATTTATTTTAAATTATGCGAATGCTTCTGATGTTATTGTGTCGATTGAGAAGATGATAACACAAAGAGGATCAATCAATTTTGATCAAAGAACAAACACACTTATTGTAACAGATTCTGTGAGCAATGTTTCTTTGATATCGGATGTTATTGGCCGTCTTGACGCAACGACTCCTCAGGTTTTGATCGAAGCAAAAATTATCGAAACAACGCTTTCAAATTCAGAAAATTTAGGCATTGATTGGACAATTCAAACAGCAGCTTCGGGTGCAAAAAGGCCAACAACATGGCCGTTTACAGCAAGCAGCAACAATAAGTATGTAAAGGATGCAAAGGTTGATGAAAAGGGGAATCCGATTAATAACCTGGATTTTCCATCTCCCGGTGCAGACCTATTTAGTTTTGGAACATTAAATTTTAATCAGGTGCAAGCTGTTTTAGAGATCTTAAGTACACGATCCAATACACATATTCTTTCGAATCCTCGTATTGTGACTTTGAATAATCAAACAGCGAATATTGTTGTTGGCAGTCAGTATCCATTTCCTGAATATGAGTATAATAAGGATCAAGCTACAATGCAGGTTGTGGATTGGGAATATAAGGACATTGGAGTTATTTTTAAAGTTACTCCGCATGTCAATAATTCAGGATTTGTGACTTTGGATGTAGAACCAAAGGTTACGGCGATTTTAGATTTTGTTCAAGTCGAGAATACAAGTGTACCACGATTAAGCAGTGAATCAGCCTCTACGCGGGTCATGATTGCAGATGGGCAGACGTTAGTTATCGCAGGCCTTATCAAAAATCAGTGGACCGATGTTAAGAAAAAGGTGCCCTTCTTAGGGGACATCCCTCTTCTTGGACTCCTGTTTCAAAAAAAGGAAAAGACACTATCAAAAACAGAGCTACTTATTTTCATAACACCGCATATTATTACGGATAATATTCCTGATGATAGCGCTGATCTGAAACAACGTCTCGAAATATTCGAAGGTAAATAA
- a CDS encoding Rne/Rng family ribonuclease produces MSKEILVNIKASEKRVAIIEDGILDDFYIQMDRQDFLLGNIYKGVVESILPSINAAFVNIGQEKNGFLYLTDAINPLVEEEFTGPRKLIDRMLNGKKKKMKQKKGKDFSLKKGAEVLVQVVKEPFGNKGARLTTHVSLPGRFVVFMPYDKHLGVSKKIETSEDRQRLKEILKGLNFAEESGFIVRTVASQKGKREIIRDAKFLHKIWTRIKKLSDERKAPSLIYKEYDLVWRIVRDFLREDVDRLIVDSEEEYGRIKKFVHMLIGREMVGKIQHYKGETPLFESKNMAKQLNQIYDRKVYLKSGAHIVIEPTEGLIVVDVNSGRFKVNASPEEAAFMVNVEAAGEIARQLRLRDLGGIIVIDFIDMGRDAHRRQVLQTLQKALDKDHSKTEITKISSLGLLEMTRARAGKTIESMSFEACPYCQGHGRVKIE; encoded by the coding sequence ATGTCTAAAGAAATTTTAGTAAATATAAAAGCGAGCGAGAAGCGTGTCGCTATTATCGAAGACGGTATTTTGGATGATTTTTATATTCAGATGGATCGTCAGGATTTTCTTCTTGGAAATATTTATAAAGGTGTCGTAGAGTCGATTTTACCATCAATTAATGCTGCTTTTGTTAATATTGGACAAGAAAAGAATGGTTTTCTTTATTTGACAGATGCGATTAATCCTTTAGTTGAAGAGGAATTTACAGGTCCTCGAAAATTGATTGATCGGATGCTGAATGGTAAAAAGAAGAAAATGAAGCAAAAAAAAGGAAAAGATTTTTCTTTGAAGAAAGGCGCCGAAGTTCTTGTTCAAGTTGTCAAAGAACCTTTTGGGAACAAAGGAGCGCGATTGACAACGCATGTTAGTCTTCCGGGCCGTTTTGTTGTTTTTATGCCTTACGACAAGCATCTTGGAGTTTCAAAAAAGATTGAAACTTCAGAGGATCGCCAGCGCTTAAAAGAGATTTTAAAAGGATTAAATTTTGCTGAAGAAAGTGGATTTATTGTTCGTACTGTTGCTTCTCAAAAAGGGAAGCGCGAAATTATACGTGATGCTAAATTTTTACATAAAATTTGGACTCGCATCAAGAAGCTTTCTGATGAGCGTAAGGCCCCATCGCTTATTTATAAGGAATATGATCTTGTTTGGCGCATTGTTCGTGATTTCTTAAGGGAAGATGTTGATAGGCTTATTGTTGATTCTGAAGAAGAATATGGTCGCATAAAGAAATTTGTTCATATGTTGATTGGGAGAGAGATGGTAGGAAAAATTCAGCATTATAAAGGTGAGACGCCATTATTTGAAAGTAAAAATATGGCTAAACAGCTTAATCAAATTTATGATCGAAAGGTTTATTTGAAGTCTGGGGCGCATATTGTTATTGAGCCAACAGAGGGACTTATCGTCGTGGATGTTAATAGTGGACGCTTTAAGGTCAACGCTTCTCCAGAGGAAGCTGCTTTTATGGTTAATGTTGAAGCGGCCGGGGAAATCGCGAGACAGTTGCGTTTAAGGGATTTAGGTGGTATCATTGTCATCGATTTTATTGATATGGGAAGGGATGCTCATCGCAGGCAAGTTTTGCAAACCCTTCAAAAAGCATTGGACAAAGATCATTCAAAGACAGAAATTACAAAAATATCGTCATTAGGTCTTTTAGAGATGACTCGTGCTAGAGCAGGAAAAACGATAGAATCTATGTCATTCGAAGCTTGTCCGTATTGTCAAGGGCACGGAAGAGTGAAAATCGAATAA
- the rplU gene encoding 50S ribosomal protein L21: MYAIVQVGSLQYKVSEGDLIDVQTIDQKEGKAFSLEPVLLYSKGTTVKVGQPYLKDVKVTAKVLGQKKDEKVIAFKYWRRKNSELKKGHRQKLTALSIVSIEAAE, encoded by the coding sequence ATGTACGCAATTGTTCAGGTTGGTTCGTTGCAATACAAGGTGTCAGAAGGCGATTTGATTGATGTTCAAACCATTGATCAAAAAGAAGGGAAAGCATTTTCATTAGAGCCGGTTTTGCTTTATTCAAAAGGGACAACCGTTAAGGTTGGTCAGCCGTATTTAAAGGACGTAAAAGTTACAGCTAAGGTTCTTGGGCAGAAAAAAGATGAAAAAGTTATTGCTTTTAAATATTGGCGCAGAAAAAATAGCGAACTTAAAAAAGGTCATCGACAAAAGCTAACAGCTCTTAGCATTGTTTCAATTGAAGCAGCAGAATAG